One genomic region from Biomphalaria glabrata chromosome 7, xgBioGlab47.1, whole genome shotgun sequence encodes:
- the LOC129927136 gene encoding uncharacterized protein LOC129927136: protein MFNYQYQNLASFCRDLLLLELGHQSQIRMDRDRFQLIVTDLSRYMRESSFLRECRDIPLLYHALTSLQDCFLVSRRLDGRLEEEMGTWRSKEDIDHYVAVNNFWIPERDYSFFYGRQNSSLPPWRNVPDALKALVLDLCAIQNKNKRNHLIEHQKSRRMRLMNADLLIDDAPECDN, encoded by the exons atgttcaacTATCAGTATCAAAATTTAGCCAGTTTCTGCAGAGATCTTCTTCTGCTGGAGCTAGGTCATCAGAGTCAAATTCGTATGGATAGAGATCGATTCCAGCTGATTGTGACTGACCTTTCACGATACATGCGAGAAAGCAGCTTTCTCAGAGAATGCAGGGATATTCCTCTGCTGTACCACGCCCTGACGTCACTGCAGGACTGTTTCCTGGTCTCCAGAAGACTGGACGGTAGACTGGAGGAAGAGATGGGGACGTGGAGGAGTAAGGAGGACATTGACCATTACGTGgcagtcaacaacttctggATTCCTGAAAGAGATTATTCGTTTTTTTATGGACGACAAAA CTCTTCGTTACCGCCCTGGCGAAATGTTCCAGATGCTCTGAAAGCTTTAGTTCTGGACTTGTGTGCTATTCAAA ACAAAAATAAGCGCAATCATTTGATAGAACACCAGAAATCAAGACGAATGAGATTGATGAATGCTGACCTGCTCATTGACGACGCCCCTGAATGTGACAACTGA